The window GATGAGAATTTGACTGTAACTTACCATGCCTAGCATCCTCTGAACCCATGCTCTGAGGTTGTTGTATACACGTTGTCACACCTTGAAAGTTGCCATCTCCAATGATGCAGTTACTCAAATTGGAATGGCTGATGTTGATGACGTAAGTTGGGGCAGTGttggtcctcctcctctctgttgttTGGGGTGTGAGAAAAAAGGGAAGAGGTTGAAAAATGGGAAATTGTTGTTGACAACAGTATCCCGGTGATTCCCGTTGCGTCATGATGATGACATACTGTAAAAACCTCTATGAGCTTTAGTTTTGGACACGTGGAGAAACCATTTAGATTTAAGCCTACACTttatcttttaaaaaaaatggaggAATGGAACATTCTTGGGCCTCACCTGCATTGGACACCAAATGGTGCTGGGTTTCCAGTGCTTTCAAAAGGTAAAGTGGGGTAGAATGTGGCTTACCATATacataacatataacatactacAGAGAAAACGTGCTGCAATATAGGCCAAGTTAGCCTACCTCTCTAAATGTCACATAACATTATTTTCATTTTtcatttgatttaacctttatttacttTAGAATCACAAAATCACCGTAAGCCTAAGACTAATCATAACCATATTTAAATGTTGATGAAAACGACATGAAAACTATAGACATGTAGGCGAAAGTAATTTACTTGCAATTAATCAAATGAAAAAATGTACACTTTTGAAGAGACTCACCTGGGAGGCCGGTGACTCTTTCGAACTGTGGGGGGCACTGGCAACACTTTTCTAGTGAGTCGAAAAAGAGCAGACAGGCGTTGTGACCCTTCTTCAGCACCACCTGGAGCAGTTTGGCAGCCTTCTCCATGTCTGTTCTCTGGGACCAGATCACCTGGCTCTCATACTCTGTGATGGTCCTGGAGCTCAACAAGTACACGCACAGCCTTTCCACTGCACAGCATGACATAGATTTGCTAAGAGCGTGTAAATGAAGTTGCAAGCTCCTTTCTTGGATGAGAGAGCATTAAAAAATAACATAAATATTTCTGTGTTGTTATAACATGATAATAATATGGCATTTGCTTAATTCAAGCAAAATAAAATATGATGGAAAGATGAAAGAAGTGTAGTGTAGGCTAATGCAAAAATATAACTTTCACACCGACCCTGTTATTCTCACGGGTTATTCCCCATCTAAACCACTTTCTGACTGTAAACATAACATCATCTCGTGCCTGCCTGCCCTACATTCCATTACATTTTAGATCGTAACATTAATTAACACCTAACTGTATAGTTTATAGTGTAGGCCTAAATACagagttttcttgtttttcatcAATTGCTTCCATACATATCATAGGCCTATCACTTTTTGTTTAGATCAGACCCATTGTAATCTCGGTTAACACAGAACTAAAATTGTTAATTGTCAATCCACGAAAAATTTGAAGAAAGTGATTTCTTACCAGGTAAAATCTCGCGTTTTTCGTTACATAGTAACATAATTGTTAATTTGACAGAACGATATAGGCTACATTACAACAGTGCATAACTTTGTGTGTATCATTTCGACTGAGAATGAGAAATGGGCTGCAATCGTTTGTCGGTAATTTTTATAGGCTGTGGTAGCAaaacttaaaataaataaaagtcccTAATGGTGGGGGCATGCGCAGACTGTTTTGGGAGTTTCCATCCGCTTCAACCCTCATAATAAATTCACCAACTGCGCTTGTGTTGTCAAGAAGAACAGAATAATACATTACAAGAATTGCAGCAAACTGGCCATGATATAAAGTATTGTTAACGTTATAAATGCATTTGAATTATTCGAATCTTATAGGATAGCTGGAGTATCCTATGCTTAAACCAATAATTGCAAAAGCCATTTGAGCAGCACTGAAGGTTTATCACCACAGTACATTTGGTTTCAGTTTGTATATTGGTTTGATATTCAGAGGTCAATACCTCATAGATAGAAGGTCCTAGGATGATTCAGGTGATATATCTAGAATCAGACGAGGATAAGGATCAATGTAcaggtttcccccccccccattcatttCCTTTGGAAAAAAAGATACTTTATGTTGGTTTCAATAGGCGAATATGATGCAATCACTGCTGAGGGACCATCTTAAAAGTGCAATCAGCTGTACCTGGTGTTTACAGAAACGTTTTAAATTATTAAATCATCGAAAGATCTTAAACCAACTGTTAAACCAACTGTTAAACCAACTGTTTACTCAATAATTACATTCTAAAATGGTATCTTGTTTATTTTTAATGGATTTTATGTAACAATATGAGCTCAAAAAACATAAATAGGTCTATGATCTTTCTCACTCATatgcaacctactgtagcctacttgcatgacctagagagcTAAAATCACTTGTGGCAAAGTCACTATTGCCTCTAATCCATGATGCACACATTAGAATTCCCATTTTAAAGTTCCCTGATTTATAAATTAATATTTCATAAATATTCTTTTTAATGGCTTCCGCTCCACATGTGAAAGAGATCTACAGACAAGTACAGTGTGTTCCCTGACCTCTATTATCACAGTGAATTACTTTTTACAGCTGTGGTTATTAATTAATGTACAGATCTAATTTTCAATAGCTTCCAGTCCAAATTACATACACATCTAAAACCACTTGAGTTTATATTGTTGATCTCCCTTGTCCATAGTACACCCATTAGAATTGCCATTTTATATTGCATTGATATTCATATGAATATTTCCTGTGATAAGTCTCATTTTCAATAGCTCACTGTCGATATGAGCTatagatatacagacagacaagTGTGATGAGTTCCTGGACCTCTATTATCAAAGTTACACATTTTCTTGTTTCAAAATTCATCCCCTTTGATTTTCTACAAATATTTATCTTATTTTAGCTGTGGTTATTAATTTGCGCACAGATCTAATTTTCAATTGCTTCCAGTCCAaattacatatacagtgcattcaccttgactttttccacattttgttgtgttacaaagtgggattaaaatggatttaattgtatttttttgtcaacgatatacacaaaatactatgtaatgtcaaagtggaagaaaaaatcgaatatttgtaaaataaaaatataaaaaaatataaaaaatacttATCATTGGTGTAATAGGGAGGAGGGTTTTAGATATGTAGTACTGTCAacagtttgaacacacctactcattccagtgttaATCTTTATTTTTATATTGTAGAATAGTGGACATCAAaattataaaataacacatatggaatcatgtagtaaccaaaaaagtgttaaacaaacccaaatatattttatatgtgagattcgtcaaagtagccaccctttgccttgatgacagctttgcacactcttggcattctctcaacaaccagcttcacctggaatgcttttccaacagtcttgaaggaattcccacatatgctgagcacttattggctgaagaatttcaaatagaaaatatattttgatttgtttaacacttttttggttactacatgattccatatgtgttatttcatagttttgaggtcttcactagtattctacaatgtagaaaatagtaaaataaagaaaaacccttgaattcgtaggtgtgtccaaacgtttgactggtattgAAAAGCTATTGAAAATGAGGTTTGTACGGAAATTAATAACCAGAGCTGTAATAGGATAAATATTTGTAGAAAATCAAAGGGgaggaataaaaaaataaaagtgtacCTTTTATAAGTGAGGTCAAGGAACCCAACGCACTTGTCTGTAGACCTGTATCTCATATAGATAGGAAGATATTGGAAGTAGACGTATCACAGGACATATTCATGTAAAATCAGTGCAATGAAAAATAGCAATTCTAATGTGTTTACCAGGGAGTAGGGAGGTCGGTGAGCTAACATCGCAAAGAAGGATATCTACTGGAAGATGGGTAAACAAatggaatatccctttgagcaggtgaagttattaattacactttggatggtgtatcaatacacccagtcactacaaataaacaggcatccttcctaacttgccagagaggaaggaaactgctcagagatttcactatgaggccaacggtgactttaaaacagttacagagtttactggctgcgataggagaaaactgaggaaggATAAACAATATTATAGTTACTCTCCGATAGTAACCTAAATtaaagagtgaaaagaaggaagcctgtgcagaatacatatattccaaaacatgcatcctgtttgcaacaaggcactaaagtaaactGCAAAAAGtgtcaaagaaatgaactttatgtcctgaatacaaagcgttgtgtttgaggcaaatccaacgTAACATACGCACTGATGTGTTatgttggatttgcctcaaatTAGATCTGTACATGAATTGATAACCACAGCTGTACTTGGTGATACATTTTTAGAAAATCAAAGGTGAGCCattttaaataaaatatgaaGGTGTACATTTGATGAAAGGTACACCTTCATATTGAACCCATTGAACCCAACACACTTGTATGATGGTCTGTAACTCATATGGACAGTGAACTATTGAAAATTAGACCTATCACATGATATATTTATGTAATATCAGTAAATAAAAATTGCAATTCTAATGTGTGTAGACTACTATGGACGAGGGTGGTCAGAGACATAACCCCATGTGGTTTTTaaatgtatatgttatgtagATAGGAAGCTATTGAATTAACATCTAAAGCTGTACTAAGAAAAATATTTCTAGAGAATCAAAGGGGAGGAATTACATGTTTTAAATAAAAGATCTTTGATAGAGCTTTGATAAGAGAGGTGAAGGAACTCATCACCATTGTCTGAAGATCTGTAGCTCGTATGGATAGGAAGGTATTGAAGGTCAGACCTATCACAAGAAATATACCTATAAAATCAGAACTAATTAATGTAGCATGGATGAGTGGGCAGTTACTTCACATGATGTGGTTTTACATCTCCATTTCACCTAGATAGGAGGCTTTTAAAAAGTATCCTTGTAAATCTGTCAAAAGCCCTTAGTAGTTAGAGGTAACTAATAAAATGCTTGGCCCCTTAGTGACTGGAGTCCCTATGTGTGTAATCTTCATATAGGGCTAACTCTCCTGAATTGGAatgtaaaaacatatatatttttgctcACATGCAATCACCGGTATTGCACTTTTACGATGGTCCTCAAACCATCCGAGCACCAGGAAACAGTATATTGACTCCTTCTCGGCTCTGTGAAGGGAAGAGTTTGACTATCGGTAAAAACATAGTGTGTACTTTGCTCTCTACCGTCATCCAATTCTATATTTGTCACTCTCATCATCCTAGCACCTTCCGTCGGAGAGCTATTGACGAGCAAACCCCgattatcaaaagtaaaaataaatgtactgTGATATTCTACCCGACCAGGAGATATCACAAGAGAAGCTTCTGTGGATTTGTAACAATAACATTCATTATGTAGTCAAAAAGGACGAACTCCTGAGGTGAGGGAAGATGCTTGTAGGTTTTTGCTTTTGCTTTTATTCTATGCAAGCCGCCAGGGGCAGGCTAGAGGACATTCCACCAATAGCCTACTACTTCCTGGTCAAGCAAGCAGCAGGCAGGGCAGCAAGAACATCGTTTGCGGAacaatactacacacacacacacacccgtccaCCTGGAAACACGGGACTGACTGCATGCCAACACTGATTGCGTTGGTGACTGTAGGCCAGGCAGGGAGGTGTGTCTAGTGCAGTTGGAAGGAAGAGGTAAATGGGTGGTGCTTGTGTGAATATCGTGGCGCCCGAGTGGAGGTGTTTTGTAGGTGACTGTGTATCAACAGATGCGTCTGTGTCCTAGTAAAAGCACTGCGGCTGTTAATCTGGACAGAAGCAGCTCGTAGGCTACACGCAGTAGGCGACCTGACCGTAGAGgtaggtctctctttctctctgtctttttttctAGTGTTTCCGTATTTATTGTGACATCTGTGTGGCATTTATGTTATTTTCAGTGTAAGGAATGGTTTAATGTGCGTATGTTGCAGAATTTCAATGTGGACCAATGTCAGTATAGCTACAACATTGGAAGGTGAAATTGTGTCAGTCAAGCTCATCTTGTATTCTTCTGCTGTCTACTACATGCGAACAATGAGTATTTCAGATTATTCCTCTATGAATTCTGGATGAAAAATATACTTTATTAGGGGCATACCCTCATAAAGAGGTTGTCACTCCCATTTACTGTAGTTTGTACAACAACATAAATACAGTGTTTGGTAGTAACACTGTAATAAAAAAAATGAtggttttgttttgtttctttgaTTCAATTAAACAGCAGTTTCATAGGAATTGGAGTAGAAACAATTTGACATTTAGACCCGCATTAACTGCAGCAAGATgaatgtctttctttctctcactctctctcgcttgctctctctctctctcactctcacactcacactcacacacacacacacacaggattgtAAGTACGGGAGCATAGGCCCAGGCCCATCTGCCTCCTTCCAACAGAACACAGCCAGTCACTCTGTATGTATGGCAACTATTCACCGAGCTGAGCTGATTTTCCGTTTCTGCTTGTGTGCTGGACAATGAGGCTTTGATCCCTGGCAGGCATTCAACCTAGATTTTGATCCATGGAGAATGCCTACAGTATGGTTAGAAACAGAACTCACTGTAATGTGAAAGCTGCTGTTAGTCAAAGCAAAGGCCTTATGGTTAGTTAATAAAAGCTTGTCTACATCATGATGATGATATAAaacgtttgttgttgttgtatgctACAAGCTAGCGGTTCACTCCAGCTGACCCCCATACTCCTGATTGTGGTGTCAATGGCTGGATCCAAACACTCCAGTGACATTGGTGATCCTTTCCTTCATTTGTATCACTTTGCAGGTTGCAATATTTCATCAAGACAACAAAAGGGTGAGGAACTTTCAAGGCGGAGAGATAGAGGAAACTGATAAAGCACAATTGGTCTTTAGCACCACAGGTCTGTTTGCTACTGCTACCTTCCTGTTATGGTTGtgcaggacagacagactgacaggcaggcagactgaAAGACTGACCCTGAcgaacagacagactgacagaagtAGGCAGCATTGTCAGATGTCTTCACCCTGCTCTCCAGTCTCCACTACAATACAGAAGTGCTTCACTCctatgggacagagagaaagaatgacAGTGCAGAAATAAAATGTGCACATTGAAGTGCAAGTATCAGTGTTTTGCACGTGTGCCATAAATCAATGTTAGATAGAGGAGCACAGTAAATTTAGGACAGTGATGTTGGCTCTATTGATTTGGCTGGTTTAAATTTGCCTGCCAATTTAAACAGCAACTGCAGTTTGTGTGGAGAATGAGAAACT of the Oncorhynchus clarkii lewisi isolate Uvic-CL-2024 chromosome 3, UVic_Ocla_1.0, whole genome shotgun sequence genome contains:
- the LOC139391191 gene encoding uncharacterized protein isoform X2, with translation MLLCNEKREILPVERLCVYLLSSRTITEYESQVIWSQRTDMEKAAKLLQVVLKKGHNACLLFFDSLEKCCQCPPQFERVTGLPERRRTNTAPTYVINISHSNLSNCIIGDGNFQGVTTCIQQPQSMGSEDARHETMGGNVTSDHQRAVQACPDPELQRSVQVYGSQLQYVIIGDNNSLQAEYIPEEEEGEEEELINKSN
- the LOC139391191 gene encoding uncharacterized protein isoform X3, translating into MSCCAVERLCVYLLSSRTITEYESQVIWSQRTDMEKAAKLLQVVLKKGHNACLLFFDSLEKCCQCPPQFERVTGLPERRRTNTAPTYVINISHSNLSNCIIGDGNFQGVTTCIQQPQSMGSEDARHETMGGNVTSDHQRAVQACPDPELQRSVQVYGSQLQYVIIGDNNSLQAEYIPEEEEGEEEELINKSN
- the LOC139391191 gene encoding uncharacterized protein isoform X1; the protein is MLLCNEKREILPERSLQLHLHALSKSMSCCAVERLCVYLLSSRTITEYESQVIWSQRTDMEKAAKLLQVVLKKGHNACLLFFDSLEKCCQCPPQFERVTGLPERRRTNTAPTYVINISHSNLSNCIIGDGNFQGVTTCIQQPQSMGSEDARHETMGGNVTSDHQRAVQACPDPELQRSVQVYGSQLQYVIIGDNNSLQAEYIPEEEEGEEEELINKSN